One region of Camelina sativa cultivar DH55 chromosome 6, Cs, whole genome shotgun sequence genomic DNA includes:
- the LOC104792891 gene encoding abscisic acid receptor PYL6-like: MPTSIQFQRSSTTAEAANGTVNNYLHHHKHVQKVSLTRGMPDVPEHVERSHTHVVGPSQCFSVMVQDVEAPGSAVWSILRRFEHPQAYKHFVRSCHVAFGDGREVGSVREVRVVSGLPAAFSLERLEIMDDDRHVISFSVVGGDHRLMNYRSVTTVHESEDSDDGEKRTRVIESYVVDVPAGNDKEETCSFADTIVRCNLLSLAKLAENTSKRS, translated from the coding sequence ATGCCAACGTCGATACAGTTTCAGAGATCTTCCACCACCGCAGAAGCAGCCAACGGCACCGTAAACAACTATCTCCACCACCACAAACACGTTCAAAAAGTGAGCCTCACGCGCGGGATGCCTGATGTTCCGGAGCACGTGGAGCGTTCCCACACGCACGTGGTTGGTCCTTCTCAATGCTTCTCCGTCATGGTACAAGACGTCGAGGCTCCTGGTTCAGCCGTCTGGTCGATCTTGAGACGCTTCGAACACCCTCAAGCGTACAAACACTTCGTGAGGAGCTGTCACGTTGCTTTCGGAGACGGTCGTGAGGTTGGATCGGTGAGAGAGGTACGAGTCGTCTCTGGTCTCCCCGCTGCGTTTAGCTTAGAGCGGCTTGAGATCATGGACGATGATCGCCACGTCATCAGTTTCAGTGTTGTGGGTGGGGACCACAGGCTTATGAACTACAGGTCGGTGACGACGGTGCACGAGTCGGAGGACTCCGACGACGGTGAGAAGAGAACACGTGTCATTGAGTCATACGTCGTTGATGTACCAGCGGGTAACGATAAGGAAGAGACGTGTAGCTTTGCAGATACAATAGTACGGTGCAACTTGCTGTCTTTGGCTAAACTCGCCGAGAACACGTCTAAACGCTCGTAA